Proteins from a single region of Aquirhabdus parva:
- the hemC gene encoding hydroxymethylbilane synthase: MNPPNALSTPVSSPNTPQILNIATRKSPLALWQAEHIKARLLALYPDLQVNLVTFVTQGDKILDTSLSKIGGKGLFVKELEQALLDGRADLAVHSMKDVPMDLPEGLELAVICEREDPTDAFVSNQYKKLADLPIGARLGTSSLRRCSQLQHYRPDLRIVDLRGNVGTRLSKLDAGEYDAIILASAGLLRLGLGDRIRERLDPTLSLPAVGQGALGLECRIGDTRVSDLIAPLADAKTNSCVRAERAFNHRLMGGCQVPIAGFATLKQGEMTLQGRVGSIDGQELLKDEIVGDPAQAELLGKTLADRLLAAGADRLLAQVNIFPDQDAQLIPSSDQHH, from the coding sequence ATGAATCCTCCCAATGCGTTGTCTACGCCAGTTTCAAGTCCAAATACACCACAAATTCTCAATATTGCGACCCGCAAAAGCCCTTTGGCTTTATGGCAAGCGGAGCATATCAAAGCCCGTTTGCTGGCGCTTTATCCTGATTTACAAGTAAATCTCGTCACTTTTGTGACGCAGGGCGACAAGATTTTGGACACTTCTCTCTCTAAAATTGGAGGTAAGGGATTGTTTGTCAAAGAGCTTGAACAGGCGCTGTTAGATGGACGAGCAGATTTAGCCGTACATTCGATGAAAGATGTGCCGATGGATTTACCTGAAGGCTTAGAGCTTGCCGTGATTTGTGAGCGGGAAGATCCAACCGATGCGTTTGTCTCAAACCAATATAAAAAACTTGCCGATCTACCGATTGGTGCGCGGTTAGGGACATCCAGTTTGCGCCGGTGTAGCCAATTGCAGCATTATCGCCCTGATCTTCGTATTGTGGATTTACGGGGTAACGTGGGCACACGATTATCCAAACTGGATGCTGGAGAGTACGATGCAATTATATTGGCAAGCGCGGGTTTATTGCGGTTAGGGCTAGGTGATCGAATTCGTGAACGATTAGATCCGACATTATCCCTACCCGCAGTGGGTCAAGGCGCCTTGGGGTTAGAGTGCCGAATTGGGGATACTCGAGTATCGGATTTGATTGCTCCGCTAGCTGATGCCAAAACCAACAGTTGTGTGCGTGCGGAACGGGCCTTTAATCACCGTCTGATGGGCGGTTGTCAGGTGCCGATTGCAGGGTTCGCCACGCTCAAACAAGGGGAAATGACTCTTCAGGGCCGCGTGGGCAGTATTGATGGTCAAGAACTACTCAAAGATGAGATTGTCGGTGACCCTGCTCAGGCTGAATTGCTCGGCAAAACATTGGCGGATCGCTTATTGGCTGCCGGTGCGGATCGTTTGCTGGCTCAAGTGAATATTTTCCCCGATCAGGATGCTCAGCTAATTCCTTCCTCAGATCAACATCACTAG
- the argH gene encoding argininosuccinate lyase gives MTTPDNSPVLNNTTTSDTSAVKTESSGMWGGRFSEATDAFVAQFTASVQFDQRLYRQDIQGSIAHATMLASVGVLTDAERDDIIKGLSSIQADIESGRFEWRIDLEDVHMNIEHRLTNLIGITGKKLHTGRSRNDQVATDIRLYLRDEIDQLMQLLAKLERGILTLASQHTDTIMPGFTHLQTAQPVTFGHHLMAWFEMLLRDGERLIDLRRRVNRLPLGSAALAGTTYPINREYTAKLLGFEAVCENSLDAVSDRDFAIEFTSAAALIMMHLSRISEELVLWTSAQFRFVQIPDRFCTGSSIMPQKKNPDVPELIRGKSGRVYGDLMSLLTLMKGQPLAYNKDNQEDKEPLFDAIDTVRGSLLAFADMIPALVPNIEVMKEAALRGFSTATDLADYLVKKNIPFRDAHEIVGKAVALGVRENRDLSELTLAELQQFSSLIEQDVFAVLTLSGSVAARDHLGGTAPRQVKAAIERAAGRLEALLG, from the coding sequence ATGACCACACCTGACAATTCTCCTGTTTTAAATAACACCACAACTTCTGACACATCCGCTGTAAAAACTGAATCGTCAGGCATGTGGGGTGGTCGCTTCAGTGAAGCGACGGATGCCTTTGTTGCTCAATTTACAGCATCTGTGCAATTTGACCAACGTCTATATCGTCAAGACATCCAAGGGTCGATCGCCCATGCCACAATGCTGGCTTCAGTCGGCGTACTGACCGATGCTGAACGTGATGACATTATCAAAGGCCTCAGCAGCATTCAGGCTGATATTGAATCCGGTCGTTTTGAATGGCGTATCGATCTTGAAGATGTACACATGAACATCGAACATCGCCTGACCAACCTGATCGGAATTACGGGTAAGAAGCTTCATACAGGTCGCAGTCGTAATGATCAAGTCGCAACCGACATTCGCCTCTATTTACGTGATGAAATCGACCAGCTGATGCAGCTTCTGGCCAAACTTGAGCGTGGCATTCTGACACTGGCAAGTCAGCATACCGACACGATTATGCCCGGATTTACCCATCTACAAACCGCACAACCCGTGACCTTCGGTCATCATCTGATGGCGTGGTTTGAAATGCTGCTGCGCGATGGTGAGCGCCTGATCGACTTACGCCGCCGCGTCAATCGTTTGCCTTTAGGTTCTGCCGCACTTGCAGGCACCACCTACCCCATCAATCGTGAATACACCGCAAAGCTCTTGGGATTTGAAGCCGTCTGTGAAAACTCACTGGATGCAGTCTCTGACCGTGACTTTGCAATTGAGTTCACCAGTGCAGCAGCCTTGATCATGATGCATTTATCGCGCATTAGCGAGGAACTCGTGCTGTGGACCTCTGCGCAGTTCCGCTTTGTGCAAATCCCAGATCGTTTCTGCACGGGTTCATCCATCATGCCGCAGAAGAAAAATCCTGATGTACCAGAACTGATTCGCGGCAAGAGTGGTCGGGTATATGGCGACTTGATGAGCCTACTCACCCTCATGAAAGGCCAACCGCTGGCCTACAACAAAGACAATCAAGAAGACAAAGAACCGCTGTTTGATGCGATTGATACCGTTCGCGGCAGCTTGCTCGCCTTTGCCGACATGATCCCAGCACTAGTGCCGAATATCGAAGTGATGAAAGAAGCCGCGCTGCGTGGATTCTCAACCGCGACTGATCTGGCTGATTATTTGGTGAAGAAAAATATCCCCTTCCGCGATGCGCATGAAATTGTCGGTAAAGCAGTAGCACTCGGTGTGCGCGAGAACCGCGATTTGTCAGAACTAACGCTTGCTGAACTGCAACAGTTCTCCAGCCTCATTGAACAGGATGTCTTTGCGGTATTGACCTTAAGTGGTTCAGTGGCAGCACGTGATCATTTGGGTGGCACTGCGCCACGCCAAGTCAAAGCAGCGATTGAACGTGCGGCGGGAAGATTGGAAGCGTTGTTGGGGTAA
- a CDS encoding sensor histidine kinase, which yields MWSSSVRKHKINASIANSPKKQTNKPVVPNASVEIDHAFFIPRFSEGRALVRLIVLASLLALFFALSTSSSFEMLTWERLFVFTFFMNWVAVSFAIVAEFLRQRLMRWSRIRAVFVCYTIIAVIVVVYTILVNTIEVLTHLKPWDSLALQEQVIHHLVLAMIISGVVLHYLYMREQLLIRERAELFARLDTLQARIHPHFLFNSMNTLLSLIETDSHQAGAVVEDLSALFRASLQSSGEVTLADEVMLCRRYLAIESLRLGERLQVEWHIPDESILKVLKIPSLTLQPLLENAVVHGVEVSANKSLITVLIEWAADEIKIVVTNPIHMGNANHSGRSGNQMALSNIHERLQAQYGTTARLTTHRAREFFTAYLCYPFTRNV from the coding sequence GTGTGGTCATCATCGGTACGCAAACACAAAATAAATGCGAGTATAGCAAATTCACCGAAGAAACAGACCAATAAACCTGTGGTACCGAACGCATCTGTCGAAATAGATCATGCATTCTTTATCCCACGCTTTTCTGAAGGGCGTGCGCTAGTCCGTTTGATTGTGCTTGCCAGCCTATTGGCGTTATTTTTTGCATTGTCCACGTCCTCAAGCTTTGAAATGCTGACGTGGGAGCGTTTATTCGTTTTTACGTTTTTTATGAATTGGGTTGCGGTGAGCTTTGCCATTGTGGCGGAGTTTTTAAGACAGCGCCTGATGCGCTGGTCACGGATCCGTGCCGTATTTGTGTGTTATACGATCATCGCAGTGATCGTGGTGGTGTACACCATATTGGTCAACACGATCGAGGTTCTGACGCATTTAAAACCTTGGGATTCACTCGCGTTACAAGAGCAGGTCATTCATCATTTAGTTCTTGCCATGATTATCAGTGGTGTGGTTTTGCATTACTTATACATGCGTGAGCAATTGCTGATCCGTGAGCGTGCTGAGCTGTTTGCACGTTTAGATACTTTGCAAGCCAGAATCCATCCTCATTTTTTATTCAATTCCATGAATACGTTACTCTCGTTGATCGAAACGGATAGCCATCAAGCGGGAGCGGTGGTTGAGGATTTATCGGCATTGTTTCGCGCAAGCTTACAGTCATCAGGAGAAGTCACCCTTGCCGATGAAGTCATGTTGTGTCGGCGCTATTTAGCCATTGAATCGCTGCGTTTAGGAGAGCGTCTGCAGGTTGAGTGGCATATTCCGGACGAAAGCATATTGAAAGTTCTAAAAATTCCCTCATTAACACTACAGCCCCTTCTAGAAAATGCGGTTGTGCATGGGGTGGAGGTCAGTGCGAATAAGAGTTTGATTACGGTATTGATTGAGTGGGCTGCCGATGAAATAAAAATTGTCGTCACCAATCCGATCCACATGGGCAATGCAAACCACAGTGGACGATCAGGCAATCAAATGGCTTTGAGTAATATCCATGAACGATTGCAGGCGCAATATGGAACAACCGCTCGCCTAACGACGCATCGTGCGCGTGAGTTTTTTACCGCGTATCTTTGCTATCCATTTACAAGAAATGTTTAG
- a CDS encoding uroporphyrinogen-III synthase, which produces MSIGHFLNTRPSTRAAALTTAVLQAGWRVTELPLLELVALPLSESELDCLQLLTSDPVSVIVVVSPTAANMGLQALARLGIAPDALAIRWLAVGQGTAQVLQAHNLYPDIPMIETSEGLIASDLLASLPAGAAVMVWRGEGGRELVQERLLARGVSLQIINLYCRQLPESSLQQWISLEKKSDSDFPSVVLLSSGESWRYWQRLAGARALEPWLLVLGQRLMVDVSQYTSRVQQLIDLQPAHIVSVLAELGGAS; this is translated from the coding sequence ATGTCGATCGGACATTTTCTGAATACTCGCCCCAGTACGCGCGCCGCAGCATTGACCACTGCGGTGCTACAAGCGGGCTGGCGCGTAACGGAATTGCCTCTACTTGAGTTGGTCGCTCTGCCACTGAGTGAGTCCGAGCTCGATTGTCTGCAATTGCTGACATCCGATCCAGTCAGTGTGATCGTTGTGGTGAGTCCGACTGCGGCAAACATGGGTTTACAGGCGCTGGCTAGGCTTGGTATTGCGCCTGATGCACTGGCAATCCGCTGGCTTGCCGTTGGGCAAGGTACAGCTCAAGTTTTGCAAGCTCACAATCTCTATCCTGATATTCCCATGATTGAGACCAGTGAGGGGTTGATTGCTTCAGATTTGCTGGCATCGTTGCCAGCGGGTGCTGCTGTTATGGTCTGGCGCGGCGAGGGTGGGCGCGAGCTAGTGCAAGAGCGCCTCCTTGCACGCGGGGTTTCCTTACAGATTATTAATCTGTATTGTCGACAGTTACCAGAGTCTAGCCTGCAGCAATGGATATCTTTAGAAAAAAAAAGTGACAGTGATTTTCCCAGTGTTGTGTTATTAAGTAGCGGTGAGTCTTGGCGGTATTGGCAAAGATTAGCGGGTGCGCGTGCGCTGGAGCCTTGGTTATTGGTCTTAGGGCAGCGGCTGATGGTGGACGTGAGCCAATATACATCGCGTGTTCAGCAACTGATAGACTTACAGCCTGCGCATATAGTCAGTGTTTTGGCTGAACTGGGTGGTGCATCGTGA
- a CDS encoding LytR/AlgR family response regulator transcription factor: MNILICDDEPLGRERLSRLVVEAGHHVVAQAPNGLDALAKVSEFHPDVLLLDVRMPEMDGIQCAEALTGLQNPPAVIFVTASDQHAIEAFQKQAIGYLLKPVNRDDLSAALNRASRLNAAQVNQLRAANHGDSPTRQHITARTHRGMELIPLDSIYYFLADQKYVTVRHAGGEVLIDETLKELEAEFGDRFIRVHRNALLAIPFLEGIEMVATGQYQVRFRGIDERLAVSRRHLPQLKDKMHML, encoded by the coding sequence ATGAATATTCTAATATGTGATGATGAGCCTCTGGGTCGGGAGCGTTTGAGTCGCTTGGTGGTAGAGGCGGGTCATCATGTTGTTGCGCAGGCTCCCAATGGTCTGGATGCGTTGGCTAAAGTCAGTGAGTTTCATCCGGATGTGTTGCTGCTAGATGTACGTATGCCAGAAATGGACGGTATACAATGCGCTGAAGCCCTCACTGGATTGCAAAACCCTCCTGCTGTGATTTTTGTGACGGCCTCGGATCAACATGCGATAGAAGCTTTTCAAAAACAAGCGATTGGTTATTTATTAAAACCAGTCAATCGAGATGACCTTTCTGCGGCGTTAAACCGTGCCAGTCGTTTAAATGCTGCCCAAGTCAATCAATTGCGCGCTGCAAATCATGGGGATAGCCCAACTCGGCAGCATATTACGGCGCGTACCCACCGTGGCATGGAGTTGATTCCCTTGGATAGTATTTATTACTTCTTGGCTGATCAAAAATATGTCACGGTTCGTCACGCGGGTGGTGAAGTGTTGATTGATGAAACGTTAAAAGAGCTTGAAGCAGAGTTTGGTGATCGATTTATCCGTGTACACCGTAACGCACTCCTCGCTATTCCTTTCCTTGAGGGCATCGAAATGGTGGCTACAGGGCAATATCAGGTGCGATTCCGTGGAATTGATGAACGATTGGCGGTCAGCCGTCGCCATTTGCCTCAATTAAAGGATAAAATGCATATGTTATAA